GCGCGATCAGCAGGCTGGAGATCTGGGACGCCTCGGCGTGGGAGCGTTACCTGGAGGATCACGAGGACGGCTACGCACAGGCTCGTGAGGAGGTGCTGCCCGGCGTCTTCTGAGTCGGCGGAGCCCCGTGGCGCGGGCGTTCCCCGCCGAGAAGGCGGTGAGCGCGGTTCGGATGCTGTGAGGCCTCGGTCCGCTCGGTCCACGGTCCTGGCACACCTTCCCCGGTGTCAGGGCAGACGGGCGGGCGGGGACCTGACGGTATCCGCCCTGGTGATCACGCGACAATTCAGCACAGTTCGCAGTCGCACCACCGTGGGAGGGGGCCACCATGACAGAGAAGAACACGCCGTCGAGGGCGAACGGCCGGGCCCGACACGTGCCGGTCCTGCTGGACCGGACGTGGGAACTGCTCAGACCCGCGCTGACCGGCGATCGGCCGGTGCTCGTCGACGCCACGCTGGGACTCGGCGGGCACACCGAGGCATTCCTGACCGCCTGTCCGAAGCTCACCGTCGTCGGCATCGACCGCGATCCGCACGCGCTGCGGCTGGCGGGCGAGCGGCTGGCCGGCTTCGGTGATCGGGCGAGACTCGTGCCTGCCGTCTACGACGAGCTGCCGGAGGCGTTGGCCGGACTGGGCATCTCGCGTGTCGACGGAGTCCTGTTCGACCTGGGCGTCTCCTCGATGCAGCTCGACGAGGCGGGACGCGGCTTCGCCTACGCCCAGGACTCCCCGCTGGACATGCGGATGAACCCGGAGAGCGGGCCGACCGCCGCCGACGTGCTCAACGAGTACCCCGCTCGCGAACTGACCAGAGTGCTGCGCGTCTACGGCGAGGAGCGGTTCGCCTCTCGGATCGCCGCCGCCGTCGTCCGCGAACGTGCCAAGGAGCCGTTCGTCACCAGCGGCAGGCTCGTGGAGCTGATCTACGACTCGGTGCCCGCCGCGACACGGCGTACCGGCGGCCATCCCGCGAAGCGGACCTTCCAGGCGTTGCGCATCGAGGTGAACACCGAACTCGACGTGCTGGGCCGGGCGATCCCCGCCGCGGTCGACGCGCTGCGGCTGGGCGGGCGGGTGGTGGTGCTCTCGTACCACTCGCTGGAGGACCGCATCGTCAAACAGGCGCTGGTCGGTCGCGCGCGGTCCACCAGCCCGGAAGGGCTGCCCGTCGAACTTCCCGGACACGGGCCGGAGCTGCGGCTGCTGGTACGGCGAGGAGAACAGGCGAGCGAGGAGGAGGTGGCGGTCAACCCGAGGGCCGCCTCCGTGCGGCTGCGTGCCGCCGAGCGGATCAAGGAGGCGTCGGGATGACCACGGGAATGCGGACCCCCGGCCGCGCCGGTCGCAGCAGGACGGCGACCAGCATCCAGACGGCCCGCCGGGGACGTCGTCGACGCCTCTCGGCCGTGCTGCCTCGGAGACGCCCCGGCTCCGCGCCGAGGGCGCCGTTCGTGCTGCTGGTGATGGCGTTGCTCAGCGCGGGTCTGATCGGCACGCTCTGGCTCTCCACCTCGGCGGCCTCGGATTCCTACGAGCTCAGCGACCTGCATGCCGAGGTCGCCGCGTTGACCGAGGACACCGAGCTGCTGCGGCAGCAGGTGGCGGAGCTGGAGGCGCCGGGAACACTGGCGGAGAAGGCGGCCGAACTGGGCATGGTCCCCGTGGCGGACCCGGCACGACTGCTGGTGTCGCCGGACGGGTCGGTCGAACTGGTCGGTGAGCCGTGGCCCGCCGAGGCCGACACCGACGATCCGGACCCGGCCTCGGGCGCGGCGCCGGAATCGGGCGGCGGCGACCCCGAGCGGCAGGCGGGCCTGGTGCCGCCGGTGGGCGAGGAGGCCGACTCCGCCGAGGATCCCGGCGCTGAGCACTCCGGCACCGGGGATTCCGGCACCGCCGACGACGAGGCGGCCGCCGACGACTCCGAGGCCCCCTGATGCCGGAGGCCAGGAGCAGGGGGATGCGCCGCCAGGTCCAGGTCCGGGCGCGAAACCGGGTCCGATCGGACGTGCAGAACAATCATCGACGGCTGCGCGTCGGCAGGCTCTTCCTGGTGCTGTGTCTGCTGATGACCTCGGTGAAGCTCGTCGAGGTGCAGGTCGTTCAGGCGGGCACGATCTCCGAGGGCTCCGAGCGGCAGCGGCGCAACGACACCGTCGTCAACGCCGAGCGCGGCGCCATCCTGGACCGCAACGGCAGTCC
This genomic stretch from Actinoalloteichus hoggarensis harbors:
- the rsmH gene encoding 16S rRNA (cytosine(1402)-N(4))-methyltransferase RsmH, translated to MTEKNTPSRANGRARHVPVLLDRTWELLRPALTGDRPVLVDATLGLGGHTEAFLTACPKLTVVGIDRDPHALRLAGERLAGFGDRARLVPAVYDELPEALAGLGISRVDGVLFDLGVSSMQLDEAGRGFAYAQDSPLDMRMNPESGPTAADVLNEYPARELTRVLRVYGEERFASRIAAAVVRERAKEPFVTSGRLVELIYDSVPAATRRTGGHPAKRTFQALRIEVNTELDVLGRAIPAAVDALRLGGRVVVLSYHSLEDRIVKQALVGRARSTSPEGLPVELPGHGPELRLLVRRGEQASEEEVAVNPRAASVRLRAAERIKEASG